The Jiangella sp. DSM 45060 genome contains the following window.
GACCTGCGGGCCGAGCGGTTCGGGCGGCGCGGCGGACGCGGATGGTGCTGCCGCGCCGGCCGTCATCGCCGCGGCGGCCGTCAGGCCCGCGAGCAGCGAGCGTAACCGTCGCCGGCCGGGCGGAGCTTCCGGTGAACGGTGGAGACGTGCGAGGTGCATGTAACTCTCCCTCCGTTGGGCGAGTCGATCGGACCGTTGACGGCCGATCGATTACATCGTTGGAACCCTCGTGGAGGCGGCGGCGTCATGTCAAGGGTGAATTGCATATTCCGAGAAGATTGGTTGCGATATCTGCAATACCGCCTAGGTCACTCCTGCCAGAACGCCTGACGGGCGACGGCGCCGCCGACGGTGCGGCGGTACCGGCCGGGGGACTGCCCGGTGTGCTTCTTGAAGACGACGCTCATGTACTCGGAGTGGCTGAAGTTCAGTCGTTCGGCGATCTGCTGCAGGGTCCAGTCCGTCGAGGAGAGCAGCTCGGCGACGTGGGCGAGGCGGACCCGGATGATCTCGCCGTGCACCGTGCGCCCCAGGGTCGCGGCGAAGCGGTAGTCGAGGGCGCGACGAGACAGGCCGACGTGGCGCAGGACGGCGGTGACGGCGAGGTTCTGGTCGGACCGGGCCCGGATGAACCGCAGTGCCTCGGAGACGAGCGGGTCGTCGACGGCGAGGATGTCGGAGGACTGGCGGGCGACGATGCGGGTCGGCTCGATGAGGCGCAGGCCCGGTTCGAGTGACCGGCCGTGCATCATCAGGTCGAGCAGGTGCGCCGCCAGGTACCCGGACGCGGTCGTGTTGGGCTCGATGCTCGACAGCGGGGGCGTGGTGAGGTTGCCGATCAGCTCGTCGTTGTCGACGCCGAGGACGGCGACGGCGTCGGGGACGGCGAGGCCGGCGATCTTGCAGGCCTCCAGGACCTCCTGGCCGGCGATGTCGTAGCAGGCGAGGACGCCGACGGGCTTGGGCAGCCCAGTGAGCCAGGTGGCGAGGCGCTCGCGGTCGGCGGCGCGCATGCCCGACGACTTCATCCGGAACTCGTGCGGGGTCGCGCCGTGCTGCCGGACGTGCCCGGCGAACCACTCGCTGCGGGTGATCGACCACGCGAAGCGCTCGTCGCCGCAGAAGGCGAAGTGGCGCAGCCCGCGTTCGGCGAAGTGCCCGACCGCCCAGCGGGCGATGGTGCCGTCGTCGGTCTCGACGCCGGGCAGCTCAGGGACCAGCCGGGCCGCGCTGAGGTCGACCGTCGGCAGGCCGAGCCGCCGGATGAACCGGGCGGTGCCCTCGTTCTCGATGCGGGCCAGGACGCCGTCGCCGTGCCAGCCCTCCAGCCAGGAGAAGTCGGTCTCGTGCCGGCTGTGCTCGGCGAGGTAGAGCGACCAGTGCGGGTGCTCCTCGACGTACTTCTTCACGCCGACGAGCAGACCGCGGGCGTAGGCGTTCGAGGTCTCGACCAGCAGCGCGACGTGCCGTGTCCCCGACATGTAAGAAATCTAAGGTCTGCTGCTGGATTGCGCATGGTTTGTCCCGTTGGGTCCTCCGTAGCCTTCACGACACAGGAGGTCAACGATGACGCAGAGAGTACGCGTGGCCATCGCCGGACTGGGATTCGGATCGGAGTTCATCCCGATTTACCAGGCCCATCCGGATGCCGAACTCGTCGCCGTGTGTCAACGCACCGAATCCGCTCTTCACGAGACCGCCGATCGATTCGGCGTTCCCGGACGCTACACCGACATCGCCGCGATGCTCGACGACCCGGACATCGACGCGGTGCACATCAACACCCCGATCCCGGACCACGCCGGCCAGACCGTCGCCGCGCTCCGAGCCGGCAAGCACGTCGCCTGCACCGTGCCGATGGCCACCACGCTCGAGGAGTGCCGGTCGATCGTCGAAGCGGTCCGGGAGTCCGGCAAGAACTACATGATGATGGAGACCGTCGTGTACTCGCGCGAGTTCCTGCACGTCAGGGAGCTCGCCGAGAACGGAACGCTGGGCCGCGTCCAGTTCCTGCGCGGGGCGCACCACCAGGAGATGGCCGGCTGGCCCGGCTACTGGGAGGGTCTGCCGCCCATGCACTACGCGACGCACGCGGTCAGCCCGGTGCTCTCGCTGGCCGGCGCGCTGGCCGAGAGCGTCGTCTGCGTCGGTTCCGGCCGCATCTCGCCCGAGCTGACCGCGAAGTACGGGTCGCCGTTCGCGGTGGAGAGCGCGCTCATCACCTTGCGCGACTCGCCGATCAGTGCGGAGATCGCCCGCTCGTTGTTCGAAACGGCCCGCGAATACGTCGAGAGTTTCACCGTCTTCGGTGAGCTCGCGACCTT
Protein-coding sequences here:
- a CDS encoding DNA-binding transcriptional regulator; protein product: MSGTRHVALLVETSNAYARGLLVGVKKYVEEHPHWSLYLAEHSRHETDFSWLEGWHGDGVLARIENEGTARFIRRLGLPTVDLSAARLVPELPGVETDDGTIARWAVGHFAERGLRHFAFCGDERFAWSITRSEWFAGHVRQHGATPHEFRMKSSGMRAADRERLATWLTGLPKPVGVLACYDIAGQEVLEACKIAGLAVPDAVAVLGVDNDELIGNLTTPPLSSIEPNTTASGYLAAHLLDLMMHGRSLEPGLRLIEPTRIVARQSSDILAVDDPLVSEALRFIRARSDQNLAVTAVLRHVGLSRRALDYRFAATLGRTVHGEIIRVRLAHVAELLSSTDWTLQQIAERLNFSHSEYMSVVFKKHTGQSPGRYRRTVGGAVARQAFWQE
- a CDS encoding Gfo/Idh/MocA family protein, producing MTQRVRVAIAGLGFGSEFIPIYQAHPDAELVAVCQRTESALHETADRFGVPGRYTDIAAMLDDPDIDAVHINTPIPDHAGQTVAALRAGKHVACTVPMATTLEECRSIVEAVRESGKNYMMMETVVYSREFLHVRELAENGTLGRVQFLRGAHHQEMAGWPGYWEGLPPMHYATHAVSPVLSLAGALAESVVCVGSGRISPELTAKYGSPFAVESALITLRDSPISAEIARSLFETAREYVESFTVFGELATFEWEQTQGSGHVLHVGEIPKTVEIPDFAHRLPPEIAPFTTRGVYDAENEHLSFVQGSGHGGSHPHLAHEFVRSIVEGRAPAINEVTAANWTSVGICAHESAMNGGARVAIPDYTA